From Myxococcales bacterium, the proteins below share one genomic window:
- a CDS encoding PilZ domain-containing protein, translating into MAQGIERRKYARLDLALTISYRLLGHADAPPADPREAISSDISEGGLRLMTPTKLENGSLLELEIQLGDGDTIKSEGEVVWQNKISNTSYETGVMLRGMPITDKSRFMRFVFDQMSKVVP; encoded by the coding sequence TTGGCACAGGGAATCGAGAGAAGAAAGTACGCCCGTCTGGATCTCGCCTTAACCATAAGCTACCGCCTTCTCGGTCATGCGGATGCCCCGCCGGCCGATCCGCGCGAGGCGATATCGAGCGATATCAGCGAGGGTGGTTTGCGCCTCATGACTCCTACGAAGCTGGAAAATGGGAGTCTGTTGGAGCTCGAGATTCAGCTGGGGGATGGGGATACGATAAAATCCGAGGGAGAGGTTGTCTGGCAGAACAAGATTTCGAACACCAGCTACGAAACCGGCGTCATGCTAAGGGGGATGCCGATTACGGACAAGAGCCGTTTTATGCGGTTTGTCTTCGACCAGATGTCAAAGGTAGTTCCGTAG
- the trkA gene encoding Trk system potassium transporter TrkA: MSILIVGGGEIGQFIAEQLIRENKEVVIIEKNERIISEIEEGLDAKFILGNGAAPSTLHEAGLKDAEMLIAVTDSDEVNILATIFAGIEAPQAIRIARIRNPEFDVEEKRIQSNLHVNLMINPDKESAGAIMRVLQVPGASDIIDFFDGEFKIVGTKVKPSSQILGMKLKDLHLLKDEGSFLLAALYRSSTLIVPDGNDEIKLGDVIYFASHSNRVFEGMRLLGHKHEKIDDIMIHGGGYIGRNLAESLEKAGARVKLIEPDPQLCSTASRNLSKTLILNAHGTDQSLLIEENIGEMDAFISVTKDDEDNIISALLAKRLGCPVGIALSHKAAYQPLISSIGIDVVINPRQIANNTILHFIRKGRVLHVSTLAESAEIIEVEALETSELVGKPLHKMKLPDDVLILSIKRKGRIIVPWGDTVIEAGDHVLIIAHRNSVKKLERFLTVSLEYF; encoded by the coding sequence GTGAGCATACTTATCGTAGGAGGGGGAGAAATTGGACAGTTCATCGCCGAACAACTCATCCGCGAAAACAAGGAAGTCGTCATTATAGAGAAGAACGAGCGCATCATAAGTGAGATCGAGGAGGGGCTGGACGCCAAGTTCATCCTCGGCAACGGGGCCGCCCCGAGCACGTTGCACGAAGCAGGGCTCAAGGATGCCGAGATGCTCATCGCCGTCACGGACAGCGACGAGGTCAATATCCTCGCCACGATCTTCGCCGGAATCGAGGCTCCACAGGCAATCAGAATAGCGCGAATCAGAAATCCGGAATTCGATGTCGAAGAAAAAAGAATTCAGTCCAACCTTCACGTCAACCTGATGATAAACCCGGACAAAGAATCCGCGGGAGCCATAATGAGGGTGCTCCAAGTCCCAGGCGCATCCGACATCATCGACTTTTTCGACGGTGAGTTCAAAATCGTAGGAACCAAAGTAAAGCCATCGAGCCAGATCCTGGGAATGAAACTCAAGGATCTCCATCTTCTCAAAGATGAAGGGAGCTTTCTGCTGGCCGCCCTCTATCGTAGTAGCACTCTGATCGTCCCGGACGGAAATGATGAAATAAAGCTGGGAGATGTCATCTACTTTGCATCGCATTCCAACAGGGTATTCGAAGGGATGAGGCTCTTGGGGCACAAGCACGAAAAGATCGACGACATAATGATACATGGTGGAGGATACATAGGGCGCAATCTCGCCGAGTCACTGGAAAAGGCGGGGGCGAGGGTCAAACTCATTGAGCCGGATCCGCAGCTCTGTTCCACCGCAAGCCGCAACCTCAGCAAAACTCTCATTCTAAACGCCCACGGAACCGACCAGAGCCTGCTGATAGAGGAAAACATCGGGGAGATGGATGCCTTCATATCCGTCACCAAGGACGACGAGGACAACATCATCAGCGCGCTTCTCGCAAAACGCCTGGGATGCCCCGTAGGAATAGCCCTGTCACACAAGGCAGCCTACCAACCCCTGATCTCTTCGATAGGGATAGACGTCGTCATTAATCCTCGCCAGATTGCCAACAACACAATCCTGCATTTCATCAGGAAAGGTCGCGTGCTGCACGTTTCCACGCTTGCGGAGTCCGCGGAGATCATCGAGGTCGAGGCGCTCGAAACTTCCGAACTCGTCGGAAAACCCCTGCACAAGATGAAATTGCCTGATGACGTGCTTATTCTCTCTATAAAAAGAAAAGGACGGATCATCGTACCGTGGGGGGATACAGTTATAGAGGCGGGAGATCATGTCCTCATAATAGCCCACAGGAACTCGGTAAAAAAACTCGAGAGATTTCTGACCGTAAGCCTGGAGTACTTCTAG
- a CDS encoding cold-shock protein — protein sequence MAKGTVKWFNDAKGFGFIEPEEGGEDIFVHFSAVQSEGFKTLREGQKVQFEVVNGPKGLQAANVVPEIG from the coding sequence ATGGCAAAAGGAACGGTTAAGTGGTTCAACGACGCAAAGGGTTTTGGTTTCATCGAACCGGAAGAAGGTGGCGAGGATATCTTCGTCCATTTCTCCGCAGTCCAGAGCGAAGGCTTCAAGACCTTGCGCGAGGGGCAGAAGGTCCAGTTCGAAGTCGTCAACGGACCAAAGGGCTTGCAGGCGGCCAACGTAGTACCGGAAATAGGCTGA
- a CDS encoding TrmJ/YjtD family RNA methyltransferase: MIDLSIVLVSPQGAANIGAAARAMKNFGFCDMRLVDPVEHLTSEAYTWALGAKDLLESAKVFSSIPEAVGDRNHAMAFTRRIGKSRRGDMLLDEAALFIRSNPEKRFALLFGREDKGLNNDQVEMCDCVVTIPTSEMFPSINLAQSVILACHAVYAKFNENTVNVAAGAAPEYLRNEYISHDKIAKLIVRLEKTLSALQYEDEPDNPLKTKILNQFSRLFGRAGVMQRDLQMFEGLMARIDGVASGKLVK; encoded by the coding sequence ATGATCGACCTTTCCATAGTGCTAGTCTCCCCCCAGGGGGCCGCCAACATAGGGGCCGCCGCAAGGGCCATGAAAAATTTCGGCTTTTGCGATATGCGCCTTGTGGATCCGGTCGAGCACCTGACCAGCGAGGCCTACACATGGGCCCTTGGAGCCAAAGACCTCCTCGAGAGCGCAAAGGTATTCTCATCCATTCCCGAAGCCGTAGGTGACAGAAATCACGCGATGGCATTCACAAGGAGGATAGGGAAATCGAGACGCGGCGACATGCTGCTGGACGAGGCGGCCCTATTCATACGTTCAAATCCGGAGAAGAGATTCGCCCTTCTGTTCGGACGCGAGGACAAGGGACTGAATAATGATCAGGTCGAGATGTGCGACTGCGTGGTAACAATCCCAACATCGGAAATGTTCCCATCTATAAACCTCGCACAATCGGTAATTTTAGCCTGCCACGCCGTATATGCGAAATTCAATGAAAACACGGTAAATGTGGCCGCGGGAGCCGCCCCGGAATACCTCAGAAATGAATATATTTCCCATGATAAGATCGCGAAACTCATCGTTCGACTGGAGAAAACCCTCAGTGCGCTCCAGTATGAAGACGAGCCGGACAACCCACTTAAAACCAAAATACTTAATCAATTCAGCAGGTTGTTTGGAAGGGCCGGGGTAATGCAGCGCGACCTTCAGATGTTCGAAGGGCTGATGGCTAGGATCGATGGGGTCGCGTCGGGTAAGTTAGTGAAATAA